The nucleotide sequence TCACCCGTCCGGCTCCGGCCGGCCGTCTTGCGCAGGCTGACCTTCGGCGCGCCGGACGAGCCGCGCGTGCTGTCCCCGCTCTCCCCGCTGCCGGCCACGGGCACATTCTGACAGCCGCGAAGGACTTGCGGGGACGACTAACGTTGACCAATCGTGAGTGCCAGCGACGCCCGAGCCGACCCCGTCCTGCGATCCGAGCAAGCCCACCTGCTGGCGGCCAACGACTGCCTGGCGGAGATGCGCGAAGGAGCGGCGCGTATCGCCGACTACGGCGTCGATGCCCTGGCGAGCGAGAGTCTGGGCCGGATGCGCGCCGAGCGGCTCAAGCATCTCGGTGCCGACCTCGAAGCGCCGCCCTTCTTCGGCCGCACTGATCGCGATCCCGAGGCCGAACACCCCGCCGGCGAGGTCTTCCACATCGGCCGGCGGCACATCCGCGACTCCGTCGGCGACCCCATCGTCATCGACTGGCGCGCCCCGATCGCGCGACCGTTCTACCGCGCCACCGCCGACGATCGACAGGGTGTCCGGCTGCGGCGCCGCTTCGGCTTCGCCGCCGATGCCACCGGGTACGCGGTGCTCAGTTCCTACGAGGACGAACACCTCGATGCCGGTGAGAACCTCGGGCTGCGCTCGGACCTGTTGCGGGCCGAGATCGAACGGCCCCGGGTCGGGCCGATGCGCGACATCGTGGCCACCATCCAGCCCGATCAGGACGAGCTGGTGCGGGCCGACCTGGACACGTCGTTGTGCATTCAGGGCGCGCCCGGCACCGGCAAGACCGCGGTCGGACTGCACCGCGCGGCCTACCTGCTCTACAGCTATCCAGAACGGTTGCGGCGCTCGGGCGTCCTGGTGGTCGGCCCCAACGCGGCGTTCCTGCGCTACATCGCCCAGGTGCTGCCCGCGCTCGGTGAGAACGGCATCACCCAGACCACGGTGGAGGATCTGGTGTCCGGGGACGGCCGGCTGATCCCAGGGCGGGAGGATGCGGTCGCGGTCGCGGTGCTCAAGGGCGATGCCCGCCTCGCCGAGGTCTGCCGCCGCGCGGTGATCAGCCACATCCGTAAACCGGAATCCGACGTGGTGCCGATCGTCGGGACCAAGCGATACCGGATCCCGGTCGAGCGGGTCCGGCGCTATGTCGACGACGCCCGCCGCTCGCTGGTAGCCGGTGAACTGCGCTGGGATCTGGGACGCGAACGGCTGCGGATGCTGCTGGCCCAGGACGTCAGACGCCAGCGGGAGGACGCGGGCGGCGCGCCGTCGGACGCCGAGACCGGCAAGGTGGCCCGGTCGGTCCCGGTGAAGGAATTCGTCGATGCCGTCTGGCCGGCCCTGGACCCGCGCGAGGTGCTCGTCCGGCTCTACACCTCGCCGCAGTTCCTGCACCGCTGCGGCGCCACGGTGCTCGGGCCCGACGAGCTCGACCAGTTGGCCTGGGCGGATCCGCCGCGCTCCGTTCGAGCCGCCCGATTCTCCGCGGCGGATCTGGTGCTGCTGGATGAGCTGCGCGGATTGATGCAACCCAATGACCAGTACGTCCACGTCGTGGTCGACGAGGCCCAGGACCTGTCCGCGATGCAGTGCCGGGTCGTCGCGCGTCGGGTGCCGATCGGCTCGGTGACCGTGCTGGGAGACCTGGCGCAGGCTACAACCCCCTGGGCGGTCGGATCGTGGCCGGCCACGATGGCGGCCCTGGGCTCGCCGGCGGCCACGGTCCGGCCCCTGACGGTGGGCTACCGGGTTCCGGGAGAGGTCCTGATCGTGGCGAACCGGCTGCTGCCCTTCATCGCTGCCGACGTCCCGCCGGCCACGTCGGTCCGTGCGGGGAGGGAAGCTCTGAGTTACACGGCGGATCTGCTCGCCGCGGTGGGCCGTTGCCTGGAGGCGGAAGGCTCGGTCGCGGTGATCGTCCCCGACGCCGCGGCCACGTCGGTGCGGGCAGAGTTGGCCGGAGCCGGCATCGCGACTGAGGAGTTGGCCGGAGCCGGCATCGCGACCGAGGATTTGGCCGACGCGTTGCCGGCCAGGGTGACGGTCGTCGCGGCGTCGTCGGCCAAGGGGCTGGAGTACGACTCGGTGGTGCTGGTCGAGCCCGCGGCGATCGTCGCCCAGGAACCGTCCCGTCTCGACGGGCTCCGGCGGCTCTACGTCGCCTGGACCCGGGCGGTGTCCCGGCTGGCGGTCGTGCACACCGCGCCGCTTCCGGACGAGCTGGCGGTCACGCCCTAGCGTTGAGGTTGCCCTCGTTGCTCGCCTCCCCGCGTTGAGGTTGCCCTCGTTGCTCGCGTCCCGCGTTGAGGTTGCCCTCGTTGCTCGCGTCCCCGCGTTGAGGTTGCCCTCGTTGCTCGCGTCCCCGCGTTGAGGTTGCCCTCGTTGTTGGCCGCCGTCTCTGGTGGCCTCAGTGCGAGCGACGATCCATCCGGGCGAACATTCGCTCCCGCCGACGCGCCACCGCTTCGGAACGCCCGCTGACGGATCTCTCCGATCGCACGCGTTCCCCGGTTCCCGCTGGGTATCCGGCTTTCACAAGTCGATGCTCGGTCGTCTCGACGAGGTAGCCGAGCGCGAAGATCAGACCCATGATGAGTCCGCCGAGCGCACTGAGGCCGCGGATCCAGAACGGTCCCGGGACGAACACGAGGATCACCACCACGATGGGCGCCATCTGCAACAGAGATCGGACGACCTGGCGAGCTACCCAGGTCGGACAGGTGGTGTCGAGAAGAACCCAGCTCGCGTTGCGAATCGGCAGTCCGAGCCCGACCGCGTAGCCGAGCCAGCGGATCACCCCCGGTCGCCGGACCTCGGAAATCATCGGCTCCACCTCAATCATTAGTGCACTAATTATTAGTGGGCTTGATAGTATGCCGGGCATGACTGGACTCGCAAACCATCGTCAGGACGGTCTCCGCTCCGACGATCCTCTGGCCCTGCAAAGCCAGGTGTGTTTCGCGCTTGCGGTCGCCAACCGAAGCGTGCTCGCCGTCTACCGTCCACTGCTCGAACCGATGGGGCTCACTCATCCGCAATACCTGGTGATGTTGGCGCTCTGGGAACGCGACGGGGCCCTCTCGGTTCGCGAACTGGCGGGGATCCTGCAGCTAGACCCGGCCACCGTCTCGCCCCTGCTCAAGCGCCTGGAGGCAGCCGACTATCTGACGCGGGCGCGCAGCGCCGGGGACGAACGCCAGCTCGAGATCACGCTCACCCCATCCGGACGTCGACTGCGGCGTCGGGCCGAGCGCATTCCCGCCGCGGTGATGGCCAGACTCGGAGTCGATTTCGCCGATCTTCACAACCTGCACCGAGTCCTTACCGATATCAACACTGCCGCACTCGCCGCCGCCGCCGACCGTTGAGGTTGCCCGTCTTGCCGCAACGCGTCGACGCCCGCAACAAAGGCAACCTCAACGCATCGACGCCCGCAACAAGGGCAACCTCAACGCATCGACGCCCGCAACAAGGGCAACCTCAACGAAAGCTGTGAGCGGCGGGTTACCGGCGGGTTAATGGCGCCGATCACACGTCCGAACAATCTCGTGCGAGTATGACCTGACGCGGCAGATCGACCGGCTCACCACCCCCGAGCCACGATCGTCGCAGCTCGACCGCATGGACGTAGCGCACAACAGAACACGCAGGCAGCACTCGGCGGCGATCCCGCGAACAGTGCTCGACACGCGAGGAGCCAACGATGACGTTGCACGGTCATGTCCCGCCGGAACCTGACCTCGTCCAGCTGCTCACGCCCGAAGGCGTCCGAGTGGAGCATCCGGACTTTCCGCTTGACATCACCGAGGACGAGATCGGCGCGCTGTATCGCGACCTCGTACTGGTTCGCCGATTCGACAGCGAGGCGACTGCCCTGCAACGCCAGGGAGAACTCGGGCTGTGGGCGTCCTGTCTGGGCCAAGAGGCCGCGCAGGTCGGCGCCGGACGCGCGCTACGCACCCAGGACATGGCCTTTCCGACCTACCGCGAGCACGGGGTTGCCTGGTGCCGCGACGTCGATCCGGTCACGCTGCTCGGCATGTTCCGCGGGGTCAGCCTCGGCGGCTGGAACCCCAACGAGAACAACTTCAACCTCTACACGATCGTCCTCGGCGCGCAGGCATTGCACGCCGTCGGATACGCCATGGGCGTCACCCGGGACGGCGCCGTCGGAACCGGCGAACCCGCGCGGGACACCGCCGTGCTGGCCTTCTTCGGTGACGGCGCGTCCAGCCAGGGGGACGTCAACGAGGCCTTCATCTGGGCGGCCGCGGGCAACCTTCCCGTCGTCTTCTACTGCCAGAACAACCAGTGGGCGATCTCCGAACCGGTCGAGCGCCAGAGCCGGATCCCGCTGTTCCAGCGTGCCGCCGGGTTCGGGTTCCCAGGTGTGCGCGTCGACGGCAACGACGTGCTGGCCTGCCTGGCGGTGAGCCGGATGGCGCTGAACGAGGCCCGCTCGGGACAGGGACCGACGCTGATCGAGGCCTACACCTACCGGATGGGCGCCCACACCACCTCCGACGACCCGACGCGTTACCGGCTCAGCGAGGAACTGGAGACCTGGAAGCATCGCGACCCGATAGAGCGGGTCCGGGCCTACCTGGTCCGCGAGGCCGGGGTGGGCTCGGGATTCTTCGACGGCATCGAGGCCGAGGCGGAGGCGTTGGCCGTACGGATTCGGGCGGCCTGCCGCGAGTTGGCCGATCCGGCTCCGCTGGACATCTTCGACAACGTCTACGTGGACATGACCGACGAGCTGGCCGCGCAGAAGGCGGACTTCGCCGAGTACCTGGAGTCCTTCGAGGCACCTGCCCAGGGGGCGACCCGATGACCGCCCCCCAGACACTGACGATGGCCGGAGCCCTGAACTCGGCCCTGCGTAACCGCCTCGAGCACGATGACAAGGTCGTGGTGATGGGGATGGACGTCGGCAAGCTGGGCGGCGTCTTCCGGATCACCGACGGCCTGCAGAAGGACTTCGGCGAGGACCGCATCATCGACTGTCCACTGGGCGAGTCCGGCATCATCGGCTCCGCGATCGGGCTGGCGATCCGGGGCTACCGCCCGGTGTGTGAGATCCAGTTCGACGGTTTCGTCTACCCGGCGTTCGACCAGATCGTCAGCCAGCTGGCCAAGATCCACAACCGGTCCCTGGGCCAGGTCCGGATGCCGGTCACGATCAGAATCCCCTACGGCGGCGGCATCGGCGCGGTCGAGCACCACAGCGAGTCCCCCGAGGCCTACTTCGCGCATACCGCCGGCCTGAAGGTCGTCACCTGTGCGAACCCGTCCGACGCGTACTGGATGTTGCGGCAGTCCATCGACTCCGACGATCCGGTGATCTTCTTCGAGCCCAAGCGCCGGTACTGGACCAAAGGACCGGTCTCGGCGCACGGCGATGTCGCCCCGCTGCCGCTGCATCAGGCCCAGATCGTGCGCCCCGGATCCGACGCGACCCTGCTCGCCTACGGGCCGATGGTCGCGACGGCGTTGCAGGCCGCCAAGGCCGCGGAGGAGGACGGGCGGGATCTCGAAGTGATCGACCTGCGTTCACTGTCGCCGATCGACACCGCCACGGTGGTGGCTTCGGTGGAGCGGACCGGCCGGCTGGTCGTCGTCCACGAGGCTTCGGTGAGCCTCGGCATGGGCGCTGAGATCGCGGCCCGCATCCAGGAGCACGCCTTCTACTCACTGCAGGCCCCGGTGCTGCGCGTCGGCGGCTTCGACACCCCCTACCCCGCGAGTCGCGCCGAGGATGAGTGGTTGCCCGACACCGACCGCATCCTCGACGCCGTCGACCGCACATTCTCCTTCTAGAACGAGGGCACGCTTACGTCATGGCAGAACTGAAGGTGTTCAAGCTTCCGGACGTCGGGGAGGGCCTGACCGAGGCCGACATCCTGCGTTGGGACGTCAA is from Jatrophihabitans telluris and encodes:
- a CDS encoding alpha-ketoacid dehydrogenase subunit beta; the encoded protein is MTAPQTLTMAGALNSALRNRLEHDDKVVVMGMDVGKLGGVFRITDGLQKDFGEDRIIDCPLGESGIIGSAIGLAIRGYRPVCEIQFDGFVYPAFDQIVSQLAKIHNRSLGQVRMPVTIRIPYGGGIGAVEHHSESPEAYFAHTAGLKVVTCANPSDAYWMLRQSIDSDDPVIFFEPKRRYWTKGPVSAHGDVAPLPLHQAQIVRPGSDATLLAYGPMVATALQAAKAAEEDGRDLEVIDLRSLSPIDTATVVASVERTGRLVVVHEASVSLGMGAEIAARIQEHAFYSLQAPVLRVGGFDTPYPASRAEDEWLPDTDRILDAVDRTFSF
- a CDS encoding thiamine pyrophosphate-dependent dehydrogenase E1 component subunit alpha, producing the protein MTLHGHVPPEPDLVQLLTPEGVRVEHPDFPLDITEDEIGALYRDLVLVRRFDSEATALQRQGELGLWASCLGQEAAQVGAGRALRTQDMAFPTYREHGVAWCRDVDPVTLLGMFRGVSLGGWNPNENNFNLYTIVLGAQALHAVGYAMGVTRDGAVGTGEPARDTAVLAFFGDGASSQGDVNEAFIWAAAGNLPVVFYCQNNQWAISEPVERQSRIPLFQRAAGFGFPGVRVDGNDVLACLAVSRMALNEARSGQGPTLIEAYTYRMGAHTTSDDPTRYRLSEELETWKHRDPIERVRAYLVREAGVGSGFFDGIEAEAEALAVRIRAACRELADPAPLDIFDNVYVDMTDELAAQKADFAEYLESFEAPAQGATR
- a CDS encoding HelD family protein, which gives rise to MSASDARADPVLRSEQAHLLAANDCLAEMREGAARIADYGVDALASESLGRMRAERLKHLGADLEAPPFFGRTDRDPEAEHPAGEVFHIGRRHIRDSVGDPIVIDWRAPIARPFYRATADDRQGVRLRRRFGFAADATGYAVLSSYEDEHLDAGENLGLRSDLLRAEIERPRVGPMRDIVATIQPDQDELVRADLDTSLCIQGAPGTGKTAVGLHRAAYLLYSYPERLRRSGVLVVGPNAAFLRYIAQVLPALGENGITQTTVEDLVSGDGRLIPGREDAVAVAVLKGDARLAEVCRRAVISHIRKPESDVVPIVGTKRYRIPVERVRRYVDDARRSLVAGELRWDLGRERLRMLLAQDVRRQREDAGGAPSDAETGKVARSVPVKEFVDAVWPALDPREVLVRLYTSPQFLHRCGATVLGPDELDQLAWADPPRSVRAARFSAADLVLLDELRGLMQPNDQYVHVVVDEAQDLSAMQCRVVARRVPIGSVTVLGDLAQATTPWAVGSWPATMAALGSPAATVRPLTVGYRVPGEVLIVANRLLPFIAADVPPATSVRAGREALSYTADLLAAVGRCLEAEGSVAVIVPDAAATSVRAELAGAGIATEELAGAGIATEDLADALPARVTVVAASSAKGLEYDSVVLVEPAAIVAQEPSRLDGLRRLYVAWTRAVSRLAVVHTAPLPDELAVTP
- a CDS encoding DUF5313 family protein: MISEVRRPGVIRWLGYAVGLGLPIRNASWVLLDTTCPTWVARQVVRSLLQMAPIVVVILVFVPGPFWIRGLSALGGLIMGLIFALGYLVETTEHRLVKAGYPAGTGERVRSERSVSGRSEAVARRRERMFARMDRRSH
- a CDS encoding MarR family winged helix-turn-helix transcriptional regulator is translated as MTGLANHRQDGLRSDDPLALQSQVCFALAVANRSVLAVYRPLLEPMGLTHPQYLVMLALWERDGALSVRELAGILQLDPATVSPLLKRLEAADYLTRARSAGDERQLEITLTPSGRRLRRRAERIPAAVMARLGVDFADLHNLHRVLTDINTAALAAAADR